The sequence CGGGACGGCCGCACAGCGAGTACTGCCGCGGGCCGCCGGGCAGTTCGACGTCGACGTGCGCACCGGGTTCCCACGGCGGCAGCGGCTCGCCGTCCGGGTCGCGCAACGTCAGGCGGACGACGGCGTCGGCCACCTTTTCCTTGTGTTCCACCAGGAGTTTCATCAGTGTCCTTCGGGGTGGGCGAGCAGCCAGTCCCAGAGCGCGACCGGGTCCTCGAATTCGCGTTCGGCCCCGCAGTGGCAGACCGCGCGCAGCCGGTCGGTGCCGAGCACCCAGTGGATCCGGTTGACGCGCTCGCCGGTCAGCATCGGGCGGTTCACGGCGAAACCAGCCGCTGCAGCATCCGGCGCGCGGCCAGGCCGCCGGTGTCGATGTTGACCGAAAGTTCCTGGTAGCCCGCGGGTTCGGTGGCGATGACCCGCTCGAGGACGTCGAGTGCTTCGACGTCCTGCAGCACCACCGTGCGGTTGTTCTCGGCCAGGAACGCCGAAACGCCTTCGTCGTCGAGCGCGAAGTCCCGTGCCACGGCCCAGAAGTCGTGCGTCGAGTGCTCGGTCTCCGGCGTGATCGCGTAGACGACCTCGACGTGGAAGGCGTCCGGATCGCTGCCGTCCGGGCGCGGCACGGACCCGACCGGCGCGATGCGGCTGTGCAGCTTGTACAGGCACGGCGGGGTGTACTCGATGTCCTGCCAGCGCGCGATGCGCCCCTGCAGGCCGGTCGACTTGGCGTAGAAGGGCGGGCATTCCGCGTCGTCCATGTGCCGCGAGACGTAGACGACGCCGTTCTCCTCGTCGACTTCGGTCGTGATCGGCGTCGCGGCGACCTCCGGGGTGCCGATGTAGCCGCCGTGCAGGTAGGTCTCGTGCGACAGGTCCAGCAGGTTGTCGACCAGCAGCGAATACCGCGCCTTCAGCGGTTCCATCCCGGCGACCGTCGTGTAGCCGGGCGAATCGAGGTAGGGGGCCCGGGGAATCCGCGCGGCGTCGGCGTTCGCGGGGTCGCCGATGAACACCCAGACGAAGGAGTCCTGCTCCACGACGGGGTACCGCGCGAGCCGGGCGGTCCTCGGCACCCGGGTTTGCCCCGGCACCGCGACGCACTTGCCGTCCGCGCCGTAGGTGAAGCCGTGGTAGCCGCAGACGACCTGGTCGTCGACGAGCCGCGAAGGCTTCTGGGACAACGGGAACCGGCGGTGCACGCACCGGTCGGCCACGGCCGTCACGCTCCCGTCCCGGGTCCGCCAGAACAGGACCGGCTCGCCGCAAATGGTGCGGCTGAACAACTCCGCACCGATCTCGGCACCGTAGGCGGCGACGTACCACTGGTCACGGGGAATGGCGCTCATCGGAGTTCGTCCTCTCGTGGCGGGGACCCCAGCGTGGGCGGGCGGGCCCCTCGCCGCGAAGGGCGTTTCCATAAGACGGAAAGCTCAGCCGAGGGCGCGGGAGATCGCGCGGGCGCTCGTGCGGACCAGGGGGGCCAGCGCGTGCGGCGAGGCGCTGCCGTACCGCACGACGAGGGAGACCGCCGCGACCACCTGCCCGCGGGCGTCGTGGATCGGGGCGCCGACCGAGAGGCTGTCGAGGGTTACCTGGCGCTCGCTGATGGAGAACCCGTGGGTGCGGACGTCGGCGAGCAGGTGCCGCAGGCGGTCCGGGTCGGTGACGGTTTCCGGCGTGTAGCGCTCGATCCGGCCGGCGAGGACGTCTTCCTGCACGTCGGCGGGCGCGTGGGCGAGCAGGACGAGCCCGACGCCGGTCGCGGTCAGGGCGAACCGGCCGCCGACGCGGGTCAGCACCGGGACCGCCCCCGAGCCGGCGATGCGCTCGATGAACACGACCTCGGTGCCTTCGCGGACGGCGAGCTGGACGTTCTCCCGTGTGATCTGCGAAAGGTCCTCCAGGAACGGCAACGCGCGTTCCCGCAGGCCCAGGCCGCGCGGGGCGAGCGAGCCCAGCTCCCACAGCCGCAGCCCGACGCGGTAGACGCCCGCTTCGTCCCGCTCGAGCGCGCCCCACTCGCAGAACTCGCGCAGTAGCCGGTGCGCGGTGGCCGCGGGCAGCCCGGCCCGGCGCGCGACCTCGCTCAGCCGCAGCTCGGGGTGGTCCGGCGAGAACGCCTCGAGCACCTTGAGCGCGCGGCCGAGCACCGGCCCGGTGGCGCCCGGAACGCGACCTCGATGCGGCACGGCTACCTCCCCGGGATCAGCTGCGCGCGGAGCAGCTCGTCGAGGCGTCGCCACGCCGGGGACTCGGCGTTCACCGCGTTCTGGATCAGCGCCGGGACGGCCGACGGCGCGTCCAGGCCGGGCAGGGGACCGGAGCCGTAGCGCCGCCGGGTGGCCGCGACGATCCGTCCCGCCAAGACGGTGAGCGCCGGGTCCGCCGGGTCCAGGTCGTGGGCGCGGTCGTAGTCCAGGTAGAGCTGCCGCAGGCCGGGGTCGGTCAGGGCCTCCGCCTGATCGCGGAAGGACTCCGCGGCCAGCTCCGGGTGCGTCGCGTAGACCAGGATCCACAGGTCCGTCTCCATGGCGACCCAGCGTGCGGAAAAGCCCAGTCCGGGAAGGTGCTCGAGGTGCCGCGCGACCTCGGGTGGCAGCCCGTGCACCAGGCCGGACCCGAGCCGCCGGAGCCGCCGCTGCGTTTCCCGGAGGTCCTTGATGCGCGCGGTCAGCTCGCGATCGACGTCGTGCAGGGCTTCGCGGACCTCGTCGGGAGTCGCGTCGCCGAGTTCCTTGATGCGCGCCAGCGGGACACCGGCTTCGGCGAGCGTGCGGATCTTGAGCAGGTCGATCGCGTGGGCGGCGGTGTAGCGCCGGTAGCCGGACGCGTCCCGGTCGGGTTCCGGGAGCAGGCCCTTCGCGTGGTAGACGCGGACCGTCTTGATCGAAACGCCGGCGTACGCGGCCAGCCTGCCGATGGTGATCACCCCGCCATGATGCCGCGCTTGACCCTGCCCCAGGGGCGGGGTTGCAGACTCGATGCCATGACGAACGTGGATCCGGCCACCCTGCGCGCACTGGCCGATGAGGGCAACGAGCGCGCCCTGGACCGCCTTGCCGACCTGGCCGACGCTCGCGGCGACGTCGCCGCGTTGAGTGAGTTGCTGGATGAGGGCAGCATGCACGCCGGTCGGTTGCTGACGCGGCGGGCGGTCGCGGCCCGTGACCTGCTGGAGCTGCAGCGGGTGAGTGACGCCGGCTACGAGGAGGCGGGCACCGAGCTGGAGCGGCTGCTGGGCGAACCTGGCCGGTGAGTCCCCGCCCGCTGAGGTGTCTTGAATGAGTCATTCAGGACCTCCGCGGTCTTGAATGACTCATTCAAGACCGCGACCCGGGCCGGTGACGTGAACGACTCGTTCATGTCACCTGACGTCAGGGTCCCGGCAAAGTCGCGCGGCCAGCCACTCCGCCGCCGCTAACCCGCTCGCCCCACGTCCTGAATGACTCATTCAGGTCTTCGGACGTCCTGAATGAGTCATTCAAGACGCCGGCGCAACGCCGCGGACCGCACCGACCCGACTTTGCCGGGCCCCTGTCACCTGACGTCGTGAACGACCCTTTCATGGCATCGGGCCGGTGACGTGAACGAGTCATTCCCACCCCTCCTCGGGGCGTGTCGGGAAGCGGGGCGCGCCCGCCGTGTCAGACTTCGCGGCGATGGTCACTCCAGCCGATCTCGCCGACCTGCTCGAGTGCGAGCACCGCAGCCTCCTCCACCAGGCCTGGGCCGCGGGACTGCCGGGAGCACCCCGCCCCGCCGACCAGGACCTGCCGGGCGACCGCACCGAACCGGCCCCCGAAGAAGCCGAAGCCACCCGGGAAGCGATCCGCGCCGGGACACCGGTGATCCCCGGGGCCGTCCTGCGCGACGGGGACTTCACCGCCCGCGTCGGCTCGCTCGTCCGCACCCCCGAAGGCCGTTACGAGGTCCACGACACCCAGCCGGTCCGGCACGCGACGCCCGCCGCCGTGGTGCGGCTGACCGCCTGTGCCGACGCCCTCGGGGAGGCCGCCGGGCCGGACGTGCACCTCGGGCTGAGTGACGGGACCACCCGGACGCTGCGCGTCGACGACTTCCGTCCCCTGGTCGACCGGCTGCGCACCCGCCTGCGCGACCGCACCCCGCGGCTGCCCGTCCCGCTGTGGGCCGACGAACGGCCCGCCTGCGCCGGCTGCGGGTTCGCGCGGCACTGCGCGTCGGCCCGGGAGGCCGACCGCGACCTCTCGCTCGTCGCCGGGATGCGCAGCGACCAGCGGCGCAAGCTCACCGCCGCCGGGCTGGGGTCGATCGACGCCCTCGCCGCCGCCGGGCCGGGCGACCGGCCGCGGGACCTGTCGGTGACGGCGTTCGCCGCCCTGCGCGCGCAGGCTGCGCTTCAGGTCCGGCAGGACGCCACCGGCGAGATCAGCTACGAGATCGTCGGCCCCGAGGAGCTGGCCGCGCTGCCGGCGCCCGCGCCGGGGGACGTGTTCGTGGATCTGGCCGGCGACCCGCACGCCCTCGCCGGCGAAGGGCTGGAGTACCTCTTCGGCGCGGTCACCGAGGACGAAGACCGGCGGTTCACCGCGTTCTGGGCGCACAGCCGGGCCCAGGAGAAGCGCGCCTTCGAGGAGTTCGTCGACTTCGCCGCCGCGCGCGTCGCCGAGCACCCCGGCTCGCACGTCTACCACTACGCGCCCTACGAGGTCACCGCGATCAAGCGGCTCGCGGCCGTGCACGGCACCCGCGAGGAGACCGTCGACCACCTGCTGCGCAGCGGCGCGGTCGTGGACCTGCACGCGGTCGTGCGCAAGGCGCTGCGCGTGTCTCAGCGGTCGTACTCGATCCGCCACCTCGAGCCGCTCTACCAGCCCGGCGCCCGCACCAAGACCGCCGTGTCGGACGTCGACGAGTACGAGGAGTACCTGGCGTTCGACCGGTCCGGTGAGCCGGAGCGCGCGGAAGAGGTGCTGCGGCGGATCGCCGAGGACACCGAGGACGACTGCGTCTCGGCCCAGCGGCTGTTCGGTTTCCTGCACCGCGTCCGCGCCGACGCCGGGATCGACGTCCCGGTACCGGCCGAGGAATCCGCCGAGGACGCCCTGCTGCGCGCGGCCGAAGAGGACGTCGCCGCCGAGCGGCGCGCCGAACGGGCCGCGCAGCTGGCCGCGCTGGTCGACCCGCTGCTCGAGGGCCTGCCGGACGACCCCGCGGACTTCACCGCGGACGACCGGGCCCGTGCGCTGCTGGCGGCGTCCGTCGGCTACCACCGCCGCGAGACCAACCCGGCCTGGTGGGAGTACTTCCGCCAGCTGGCCGCCCCGCTCGGCGACCTCGAGGTGGACACCGCCTGCGCCGTCCCGGTGGCGCTGGAAGCGGGGGAGTGGGTGCCCCCGGCCGGGCGGGTGCGCACGGCGAAGCGGACGCTGCAGCTCGCCTGCGACCCGGACCGGCCGCACCCGTTCGCGCCCGGCGACGAGGTGCGGCTGCGCTACGGCGACACCGCCCGCGACGCCAAGGTCGTCGCCGCGTCGGCGGTCGAGCTGACCGTGGAGGAGAGCAGCCCGCCCGACGCCACCACGAACGACCGGCCGACGGCGGTCCTGCCGGGCAGCCCGGTCCGGCCTTCGCCCAAGGACGAAGCGGTCGCCGAGCTCGCCCGGCTGACCGTCGAGACGCTGCCGGAGCTGCCGCGGCACCCCGGGATCGACCTGCTCCGCCGGACGCCGCCGCGGCTGCGCTGGGGCGCGGCGCTGCCCGAGCCGGGCCCGGACCTGGTTGCCACGGTGATCGACGCGGTCGAAGAGCTGGACGGCTCGACGCTGGCCGTCCAGGGCCCGCCGGGCGCGGGCAAGACCTACCTCGCCGGCCGGCTGATCGCCCGGCTCGTGCGCGCGGGCCGGACCGTCGCGGTCACCTCCACCAGCCACAAGGCCGTGGAAAACGTGCTGAGCGCGGCGAAGAAGAGCGCCCCGGACCTGCCGTGCGCCAAGCGCGCGAAGCGGACGCCGGACCCGGCGGCGCCGTGGGACCAGCCGAAGAGCAACCCGGCGCTGGTCAAGTGGCGTGAAGAGCACGACACCGGCCACCTGGTGGGCGGGACGGCGTGGACGTTCGCCAACGCCGCGATCCGCGAAGAGCCCTTCGACTACATGATCATCGACGAGGCGGGCCAGTTCGCCCTCGCCGACGCGCTCGCGGTGTCCGTGTGCGCCAAGAACGTCCTGCTGCTGGGCGATCCGCAGCAGCTGCCGCAGGTCGTG is a genomic window of Amycolatopsis lexingtonensis containing:
- a CDS encoding aromatic ring-hydroxylating dioxygenase subunit alpha, which produces MSAIPRDQWYVAAYGAEIGAELFSRTICGEPVLFWRTRDGSVTAVADRCVHRRFPLSQKPSRLVDDQVVCGYHGFTYGADGKCVAVPGQTRVPRTARLARYPVVEQDSFVWVFIGDPANADAARIPRAPYLDSPGYTTVAGMEPLKARYSLLVDNLLDLSHETYLHGGYIGTPEVAATPITTEVDEENGVVYVSRHMDDAECPPFYAKSTGLQGRIARWQDIEYTPPCLYKLHSRIAPVGSVPRPDGSDPDAFHVEVVYAITPETEHSTHDFWAVARDFALDDEGVSAFLAENNRTVVLQDVEALDVLERVIATEPAGYQELSVNIDTGGLAARRMLQRLVSP
- a CDS encoding IclR family transcriptional regulator → MPHRGRVPGATGPVLGRALKVLEAFSPDHPELRLSEVARRAGLPAATAHRLLREFCEWGALERDEAGVYRVGLRLWELGSLAPRGLGLRERALPFLEDLSQITRENVQLAVREGTEVVFIERIAGSGAVPVLTRVGGRFALTATGVGLVLLAHAPADVQEDVLAGRIERYTPETVTDPDRLRHLLADVRTHGFSISERQVTLDSLSVGAPIHDARGQVVAAVSLVVRYGSASPHALAPLVRTSARAISRALG
- a CDS encoding MerR family transcriptional regulator translates to MITIGRLAAYAGVSIKTVRVYHAKGLLPEPDRDASGYRRYTAAHAIDLLKIRTLAEAGVPLARIKELGDATPDEVREALHDVDRELTARIKDLRETQRRLRRLGSGLVHGLPPEVARHLEHLPGLGFSARWVAMETDLWILVYATHPELAAESFRDQAEALTDPGLRQLYLDYDRAHDLDPADPALTVLAGRIVAATRRRYGSGPLPGLDAPSAVPALIQNAVNAESPAWRRLDELLRAQLIPGR
- a CDS encoding TM0106 family RecB-like putative nuclease, which translates into the protein MVTPADLADLLECEHRSLLHQAWAAGLPGAPRPADQDLPGDRTEPAPEEAEATREAIRAGTPVIPGAVLRDGDFTARVGSLVRTPEGRYEVHDTQPVRHATPAAVVRLTACADALGEAAGPDVHLGLSDGTTRTLRVDDFRPLVDRLRTRLRDRTPRLPVPLWADERPACAGCGFARHCASAREADRDLSLVAGMRSDQRRKLTAAGLGSIDALAAAGPGDRPRDLSVTAFAALRAQAALQVRQDATGEISYEIVGPEELAALPAPAPGDVFVDLAGDPHALAGEGLEYLFGAVTEDEDRRFTAFWAHSRAQEKRAFEEFVDFAAARVAEHPGSHVYHYAPYEVTAIKRLAAVHGTREETVDHLLRSGAVVDLHAVVRKALRVSQRSYSIRHLEPLYQPGARTKTAVSDVDEYEEYLAFDRSGEPERAEEVLRRIAEDTEDDCVSAQRLFGFLHRVRADAGIDVPVPAEESAEDALLRAAEEDVAAERRAERAAQLAALVDPLLEGLPDDPADFTADDRARALLAASVGYHRRETNPAWWEYFRQLAAPLGDLEVDTACAVPVALEAGEWVPPAGRVRTAKRTLQLACDPDRPHPFAPGDEVRLRYGDTARDAKVVAASAVELTVEESSPPDATTNDRPTAVLPGSPVRPSPKDEAVAELARLTVETLPELPRHPGIDLLRRTPPRLRWGAALPEPGPDLVATVIDAVEELDGSTLAVQGPPGAGKTYLAGRLIARLVRAGRTVAVTSTSHKAVENVLSAAKKSAPDLPCAKRAKRTPDPAAPWDQPKSNPALVKWREEHDTGHLVGGTAWTFANAAIREEPFDYMIIDEAGQFALADALAVSVCAKNVLLLGDPQQLPQVVQGTHPAGAEASALGHLIGEADIMPPELGYFLDETRRMHPAVCAPVSELSYAGRLHSHPSAADRGIEGVEPGLYVAEADHTGNTTRSVEEAAVVTSIVARLHGRAWTDHGTTRPLTDADIVVVAPYNLQARTVTRALEEAGFPGVRVGTVDRFQGQEAPVVITTMTSSSAVDLPRGLDFLLSRNRLNVALSRAQALAILVCSPRLVEADIRTVEQMRLVAGMIGLLTAARPWPAG